A genomic window from Labrus bergylta chromosome 7, fLabBer1.1, whole genome shotgun sequence includes:
- the nuak1b gene encoding NUAK family SNF1-like kinase 1 produces the protein METAYLSPHRGATRPGAPRGQTSSGKPAAGGDLSPPTRTPAPPLPAGSSPEGTPVSSDGRRNSGVKKHHHKHNLKHRYELLETLGRGTYGKVKKAIERHSGREVAIKSIRKEKIKDEQDMVHIRREIEIMSSLRHPHIISIYEVFENKDKIVIVMEYASKGELYDYISERRRLSERETRHFFRQIVSAVHHCHKNGVVHRDLKLENVLLDENCNIKIADFGLSNLYNKDKLLQTFCGSPLYASPEIVNGRPYRGPEVDSWALGVLLYTLVYGTMPFDGGDHKNLIRQISNGEYKEPTQSSDARGLIRWMLMVNPERRATVEDIANHWWVNWGWKNSVCDCETQRDHGGSPMLARFIDWQNRTEPRGSGAKATVMPQLMRQRPKKSKKENVEVGQSHGGAEDKPGLKRPKGILKTRVTEEQQSASLEQGESGQMMVPTNAEGGDEASSPDQEEEEPTLSGGSPAKMVPTLPKKGILKNNQQRESGYYSSPERSESSELLGGTSMSLLATSPPKRVIGRKGILKRNGKYSTYSGPPSAAAVAGILGEPPPSTDSGLSRSQSRPSSIVGEDSSALSLSPSSLSGAEWHPSTPHLRTNIRACVSAENLLQLANFKGFQAAPPLQGPKFSRGSRMKSSPGDNGSFSLLGDLEDMTQVYQQALDISSNLT, from the exons ATGGAAACAGCTTATTTATCGCCCCACCGTGGGGCAACGCGTCCCGGGGCCCCGAGAGGACAAACCTCCTCGGGCAAACCGGCTGCTGGAGGTGACCTCTCCCCTCCAACCCGGACTCCCGCTCCACCTCTACCTGCCGGCAGCTCACCTGAAGGGACCCCGGTGAGCAGTGATGGACGGAGAAACTCGGGCGTGAAGAAACACCACCACAAACACAACCTGAAACACCGCTACGAGCTGCTGGAGACGCTGGGAAGAGGCACGTATGGCAAAGTGAAGAAGGCCATTGAGCGGCACTCTGGCAGAGAG GTGGCTATCAAGTCAATTCGGAAGGAGAAGATCAAGGATGAGCAGGACATGGTTCACATCCGCCGAGAAATAGAAATCATGTCGTCCCTCCGCCACCCACACATCATTTCAATTTATGAAG TGTTTGAGAACAAGGACAAGATTGTGATTGTGATGGAGTATGCCAGCAAGGGCGAGCTGTATGACTACATCAGCGAGCGGCGGCGCCTGAGCGAGCGGGAGACGAGACACTTCTTCAGACAGATAGTCTCCGCCGTGCACCACTGTCACaag AATGGAGTGGTGCACAGGGATCTGAAACTGGAAAATGTGCTACTGGATGAAAACTGTAATATAAAG ATTGCTGACTTCGGGTTGTCCAACCTCTACAACAAGGACAAGCTGCTGCAAACCTTCTGTGGCAGTCCGCTTTACGCTTCACCAGAGATCGTCAATGGGAGACCGTACCGAGGCCCAGAG GTGGACAGCTGGGCTCTAGGGGTGCTGCTGTATACCCTGGTCTATGGGACCATGCCATTTGATGGGGGAGACCACAAGAACCTCATTCGCCAGATCAGCAACGGCGAGTACAAAGAGCCAACCCAGTCCTCAG ATGCCCGTGGACTGATCCGTTGGATGCTGATGGTGAACCCTGAGCGCCGGGCCACAGTGGAGGACATCGCTAATCACTGGTGGGTGAACTGGGGATGGAAGAACAGTGTGTGCGACTGCGAGACCCAACGGGACCACGGGGGCTCACCCATGCTTGCCCGATTCATCGACTGGCAGAACCGCACTGAGCCACGTGGTTCTGGAGCCAAAGCTACTGTCATGCCACAGCTGATGCGCCAGAGGCCCAAAAAGTCCAAGAAGGAGAATGTGGAGGTTGGACAGTCCCACGGCGGAGCGGAGGACAAGCCCGGTTTGAAGAGACCCAAGGGGATCCTTAAAACCAGGGTGACTGAAGAGCAGCAGTCTGCCAGTCTGGAACAGGGGGAGTCGGGTCAAATGATGGTGCCTACAAATGCTGAAGGTGGAGACGAAGCCTCAAGTCCAGatcaagaggaagaggagcctACTCTGAGTGGAGGCTCGCCGGCTAAGATGGTGCCTACTCTTCCAAAGAAAGGCATCTTGAAGAACAACCAGCAGCGAGAATCAGGGTACTACTCCTCGCCAGAGCGCAGTGAGTCCTCTGAGCTATTAGGGGGCACCAGTATGTCACTGCTGGCTACCTCCCCGCCTAAAAGAGTGATAGGGAGAAAGGGCATCTTGAAGCGAAATGGCAAGTACTCCACCTACAGTGGGCCCCCGTCAGCGGCAGCAGTGGCTGGAATCCTGGGTGAGCCTCCTCCCTCGACTGACTCTGGTCTGTCCCGCAGTCAGAGTCGGCCCTCAAGCATCGTTGGGGAGGACAGTTCTGCCCTCTCCTTGTCGCCCAGCTCTCTCAGCGGGGCGGAGTGGCATCCCTCCACCCCTCACCTCCGCACAAACATCAGGGCTTGTGTCTCAGCGGAAAACCTGCTGCAGCTCGCCAACTTCAAGGGCTTCCAGGCAGCGCCACCTCTCCAGGGACCCAAGTTCAGCCGCGGCTCCAGAATGAAAAGCTCCCCGGGAGACAATGGCAGCTTCTCCTTGCTAGGGGACCTGGAGGACATGACTCAGGTGTACCAGCAAGCCCTGGACATCAGCAGCAACCTCACCTAA